Part of the Denticeps clupeoides chromosome 3, fDenClu1.1, whole genome shotgun sequence genome, TGTACAGCCAGCATGTACTCGCacggatggtgtgtgtgtgagagagcatcATACATGTCATGGGAAGTGTATGTGTTACACAGCCAGGTTAGTGTTAGGTTTCGAAatagtgttattattataattagaaAAATCTTGTTACATAGAAGTACTTACAGACATGATGAATTGTTAATAGCCAACAAGGATGTACTTTTTTGTGTTGTATTTATATCATAAGGGGGTCCAAATATCCTTACAAGAAATTACAGAAATTGCATAAACACAAAAGATCTGTACAACAATAACCTTATTTAGTTAACAAAAAAGTACTAcaacttcctaccattgtgtctctgagcaagactccaggggggactgtccctgtaactactgattgtaaggagctctggataagggtgtctgataaatgctgtaaatgtaaatgtgtgtttattaatatcTAAGCAGGGACCAAATTGTTAAGAAAAGCTTATATTTATTAAGGAAAGaggacattttattcagacGGCATGATGAAAAATGCTCCTTTACATAAGATAAacattttccccaaaaaataaaagactaaaagttttccttttgtttctggGGTTAGGTCTGGAGTTAAGGGTTAGCTTAGATTGGTTAATACACCTTTTACAGTTATAAGACTAGGACCCCACAAAGGCACTCAAACAAATAGGCGTGTTTCAGTAACCCCCATGCTTATTCTAAAACCATTACAGCCGTGTCACAGTCAGCCTGACCGCAGTCACGACCACCTGTTGTAGCATAATTCACAGCCCACTCGAGATGGGCTAACGTGATTATTGCCGCAACAATGACTGGACAAGAGGATGAAAAGGGGTGGGTGCGGACAAAAGGGAGTCGGATCAAAAGAAATCAATCGCCTTAATGATGTTTTGACTCTGCGGTCCCCGTGTTTTAGCCCTGCGCTGAAATCCAACACCAGCAGTAACTGTCACATTCCCTTTTTGTCCGAAGGGGAGTGAGGTTAACCTATTTATAGAGTCTCTGCAGAATGGCCAGGAGATGTCCGGAGAATAGGAAGCCATGTGGGGACAGGCGGGCACAAAAGCTGTTTGAGAGCTCAGTCCATTCAGTCCTCTTTCTCCGCCTGGTGTGTATTGCCGTTACTGTGGTTAAGGTTTCAAAGAGAGCGAGGCcagcttttttttgccacaaGCACCCTGAAGCATGATGAAAAGCCTGCGCTATAGAATCAGCGTAATTATGCAGGCAAACATTTGGCTGCATTTTTATTGTACGAGAGGTTGCTTTAAATAACATGTTGAAAGGTCAGGCAGAGAACAGGTAGAGGAAGCGAAGTAGAGGAAGCTTCCTTTATCATCAGTTAAAGTTGTACAAAAGTAAATCATTTGACAAAAATAGTTATAGTCACAAAGTGACTCaaactcacaaagtgaaatcATATGTTCTAATAGCAATAGTGTAGAACGTCTATATTTTTTCTGCTGACGTACAACAGTTCTTGGAATGTcgctcatttgtgtgtgtgtgtgtgtgtgtgtgtgtgtgtgtatctatacacacacacacacagagcatattTAGTGGAGTAGTGAACGAGCCCTTTCAGATGATGTGTCTTTtgcatgcacatttacattattttgaaATGGAGCTGCGTGGCTCATAAGGCCacgaaatgtgtgtgtgtgtgtgtgtgtgtgtgtgtctgtgtataaaatgtatagGTATAGTTATCTcgttgtaaatataaatatctatatacacacacacacacacacacatatatttttatagaatttattttctcaaaatggTGCTGCGGTGGCCATGTTCACTCTGTCTAGGTAAGAGCCCCAtataccccccacccccaatccACTCTCACCCCCACAGGCCCCAAGCCCACAGCCCCCccctttaaattaaaatgcaatcaaAACAGGCAAATTAGCTCCCCCGCAGGAGGCCGCTGAGAGGAGGGGTGCGGTGAGTGTAAGGTACTCCAATCAGCATCTTGAGAGGAAGCCAAGAGGAAGCATCCTGATTTGCATGGCACAGAAGGTGGGACGCTGGCACGGAACGTGGGCACGGCCAGCGGAGCTGGGCACCGCCGTGCCCCCGCGCTGCAACCTGAGTCCGTTTCAGGCCCACGGCGCCGCAGAGCTCTGAAACGAGCCATTGTTCCACCGTCtgagtgtgggtgtgggggtCTGTGTTCGCCCGGCCTCCGTTCCTgtccgctctctctccctccgccGGCTGCAAAGTGCTCAATACGGTATCGACAGGCTCGCCGTGGCAACCTGCGAAATTCCGGCGCCTCCCCGCCAGCCTGGCAGCCAGTCTATttaccccctccctccctccctccctccctcgctctctctctctcccccttccaTCCCATCCCCCACTGCAACTCCCAAGTGACGttccgtgcgtgtgtgtgtgtgtgtgtgtgttcgctctCTGGCAAGATGCTGAGGGATCCCGCTTTTGCGCAGCAGTGTCGATGATAATGACACCCGCACGGCCATTTCAGAGCAATGATCCAGAAAACGCGGGACCACAATAGCCATTCATCCCCGGCACCGACTCACAACCACGTCAACGCGGTACCTTCCCAGCTAAAACACCACCGACACATCATcacccgtgtgtgtgtctgtgtgtgtgcagaacaaTGATGCGCTGGCCACAACATGGCAGCAGGAGACGGGTGGCGGCCTCGGGGGATCCATCTTGTGTAAATTTTGCCGGGACGATGAAAAGCTGGTTATTAAGCTGGATACTAATCACTGTGTCGGCTAATAATCCCTGGCTATTTCTGCCGGCGCTTCACCCGCCGCTGCCGCGGCGCCGTTTAATGACCCCCCGCTGGGCTCTGTCGGCGTGGCTGCAGGCCACTCTTAACATTTGAGGACTGATCCTGTCTGTCGCCCCCGTCCCGTAGCTCAGGCTCGCACCGAAGGGCCAGAATCCATCAAGGTGGGCTGCGGAAAACGTGCGGACTCTTCAAACCCTGACGTCCAGGATCCTTCAGATCCCGACAACTACCACCTTCTGGGTTTTTTGTCCCACCCACCATTTAAAAGGCAAACGCGTCATTAATTCCACTCCACGTTAAATTGTGGCTTTTATAAATTGGTCTGGCACTTGTAATGAGATTTGAAGTCTGACTTTGTGCTCATCTGaatttttaaacaatatttttgcACTCGTTCCTTGATGGTTACTGATTGGCCATCAATCCATGACCGTCCCACAGACAACACGGAATCACGGCACCAATTTGACAGGATGACTGGTGTGAAAAGGAAAAGGCCATTTTGTCGGAACCTGGTGCGAGAGATCAGAAGATGGCGATGAGTCCCCCCAAACTCAATATTCTCATCGATTAACCTTTGACGCAGCGAGCTGTCAGGGAGCGCCTGCGTCAAGGCTCAGCGGGGGGAGAAATTTCCGGCGTGAATCATCGGGCCCCGCGGCCCGGCGCGCTCAATAACCAGGGGCATTATCTGCCCATGACGTGGGCGACGCGCTTAGAAACCCTCTCGGAGGGCTGCGGTGAGTCACCACCGCAGGGGAGAGACGAGAGGGAGACGGAGCCCGAGAGAGCTGTCATTATTTCACCTTCGGAAGTCACATGGACACGCATGTGACTtacaaatgggaaaaaaatggggaaaaaatgaaaagaagaacGTGTGGAACGTTCGTTCCTTCCTAATTACACGTTACCTGTTGTAGGTGAACAATCGGCCACTGCTCAGTACAAGACTGTCCTTCTCAAGCGTTTCTCGATTTACATCAACACCAGAGCGAACCAGAGGTTCCGTTGGAAGGCAAAGGCTTTTAGGCTCATTAAAAGATTGCTGCAGACGAATGAATAGGAAAGTCAGGTGGTGGGACtctatttgcctttttttttcgtCCCCCAACCCGCCGTGTTCGTATAGTAACGCGTCAGCGGCCTGCGTCGGCGTTCCAGAGGAGTGCCAGTGGAGAGCGGCCTTACTGGAAACGGCCGGCTTCTCGTTGGTATTTTCTGGAAGGAACGGTCTGTCTCACACTGGCACTGGCCTCTGGGAAGTTACTTTTTTAATTTCGTTCTCCAATAGAAAAACGCCTGTTCTGGGTCTTTTATGTGGAATGGGGCGGTTTTAATTAACCTGGTAATTGTCCAGGACTGGTTCGCTGTTCCCGCCAAAACCTGCCGTTTCTGCTGCAGAAAGAATAtgcatacatataaataatattaagaaataataaagaaaacattacaTGACCTTTAATTAACCTTCAATTCGTTTAAAAAACGAAGCGTCTTTGAATTCTTTCTTCAGCTTGAGTAAACAGCAACATTCGATATAAATTGAAGCACAGTCAAAGTTTTAACTGAGTATTGCATTATGGGACATGGTTGTCTTTTCTTCATCAAAGGCTTTTACTCAAAATTTTCACCAAAGACCAACAACCATGTGTAGTTTCAAAAACTGATTTCGTTTCTCACATCTTTTACGATTCGGGCGTTTCTCGTCATTTCATCTCCTCATCGCCACATTTCTTCTTACTTGGTGCAGTAAAGGAACCACCGAGGAACCTCTTCCACCCAGGTTGGCCTACAGGCCTGCAGTGTTCACCTTTCTTGTATTTTATACCCAGGTCTGCGCACTACGGCTCGAACCGAATTTCATCACAACTTCATGGATTTAATAGAGCTTTTTCTCCCCTGCCTGTCCGGCAGTTTCTCTTCTCTTGTACATTTCCAGCCATGGTGGTCCTCACTAAATCCTACATGCCAGGAGACTTCCCTTTAGGTGTGTGTTTCAGCCAGGTAGAAAGTGCTGGAAGCTTCTTCATGTGTAATGCAGGGGTAACTagatgaaatgtgtcttcacgACGACACGTCAGCGTTCGGCTTCAGATCTTCCCTGGTAAATCGTTTTCATTTCTGGTCAGTAAGGTGTGTCTCCTTCAGGTTTTTACTGAGCATCTTTCCCGGTTTTAATGTActtgtctcatttttttgtaaagaaaaaaaaacataaatcccACACTCGTTATTTCATCGTATGTTTGAACATTTCTCCTCCTCCGAATACAAAAGAATAATGATCGCTGGATTTTCATGACAGGAGGAAAAAGCGCTCGTTTTAAGGTGGACCGGCCtaaaagtaaagtgatgcaAGTGGGGTGAAGTGGGGGTGTCTGCGTGGGAGGGGCGCAGGTAGACAGGTGCCTGGCGGCCGGGTCGTTTATTTAtcgataattattattattcacgtGATTATTTTAGACGCGGGCCTGGCCGACGGGCGGAGTTGGGTGCGGAACGGGTCCGGCGCGGTTGCGTGGCGCGCGTGCACGCGCCCGCCGGTCGGGCCGAACCTCCGCGCGCGCCGGCCGCTTATTCGTTCGCAGGTTCGGAAGGAAGAAACGACGGACGGCGGAGTCTTCTCCTTCGCTGTCAGGTGTGCGTTCTACGCACGCAGACCGcgaatctctctctctgtctctctttgtcGGTACCGGGCCGTCACGTTGGACGGTACCGCGGCCCGGCCGTGTCAGGTGGGGCAGATTAAAACGGAACCAGGGCAGCGACGATAATCGGAGAGAAAAGCGCGGCCCGTTATTCGTCCGCTGCGCGCTTCAGCCCGTATTTCCTTATAAGGAAAGGCAGTCGTGCCCGGACGCGATTGGCTGCCGCCCGCCGCCTGGTTTTTAACCCCTTCGCGTTTGAATTTTAGTGAAGATCCGGCTCACGTTCGGccgcaaaaaaataaaaagagagaaataaaaatgttcgaACTCCGCGGGCGGCGAATTCGTACGACGGCACCGCCGACGTGTTCGTTCCGCGTGTTGCGGCTTTGTTTCGGGCCTGATAATGAACTTTCCTTTTTCAACTCGGTAATAATGAGGGGAAATGGATTATTAAAACAATGACGGACCGTGCTGCGCATGTGTGGGACGCATTCCTGGTCACGAGACGAACACATGTGctgtcaataataaaaaaagagagtaaATAATCGGCGCGGGGAGAAAAACGTGATGCAAAAACGTGACGTTGTGAATGAAATTATTCTTAATGTCTCTCCTtggtaaaaatgcatttgtttccttcgtgcgtgtgttttttttacagaaacgCATCAGTGAGCGCTCAAGCGTGCGTCGTGTGACAGATTCCGTGGCCCCGAGGCGCTTTTTTCGGAGGTGTCGCTCCCGGGGACCCCACTCGCCCATCCCCCTGCTGACGTcacggcgcggcgcggcgcaggAGGCAGCGCTCTCGCTCCGCGCTACTCCACAGCCCCGCGGAGCAGGAGCGGCAGCCGCGTACAGCCCCGCGCCGAGAATGGAGCTGCCGGCCGTGGGAGAGCACGTCTTCGCGGTGGAGAGCATCGAGAAGCGGAGGATCAGGAAGGTTCGTGTGCGCGCACGTCGCCTCGCGTCGCCGCTCTccttggttttatttttctttaataaacGTTCTGTGGTGTCCGCAGGGTCGCCTCGAGTACCTGGTCAAGTGGAGAGGCTGGTCACCCAAGTGAGTATTTTACCCCGGCaagactgcgtgtgtgtgagtgtgtcagggCGATTTCACGCGCGATTTCACGTGCAGGAATGCAATCTTTACGTTGTCCAAACGTTTCCTGCAAACCGAATTCAGAACAATTACTACCAATAACAATAGTGATGGTGAGGATGATGAGTTGTGTAACTCTGCCGTCAGGTGACAGCGTCGTTTTGTCCTGTCGACAGGTATAACACGTGGGAACCGGAGGAGAACATCCTGGACCCGCGCCTCCTGGTCGCCTTCCAGAACAGGTgagacggacggacggacggagggACGGACCGCTGCCTGTCTCCCCCTCTCGGGAGACGcgtgtgcgcatgcgcggttGTAATGTAACCAAAACCTGATGcacaccccccctcctcctcctcctaatGGCGGCAAAAACATAGATGCGAACTGTGCAACTCCTCCCCTTCAGCAAGAAATCCATCAAGGTCAAGTCCAACAAGGCTGCAGCATTCCCACTTTTCCAACTCGCTTTTACCCTTAAATGCTCATGGAGAATATTCGCTCTTCTCATCTTCTGCAATCTCGGCGTCATAATTTGGCCTTGAGGATAATCCGAGTTTTCCTGGGAGCCCACGTTTTTACAGACGGTCCGAACGTGGGTGAACCTGGAATCCACTTTGGCATCTGGCTTTTCCATTTAGCCCCGAGTGGGCGGAGGGGGGTTTTGTTTTGGCTAATTGCTCGATTCCCCAGGGGACCTTGAAGaagcatttaaaatattctCAACCCGTCGGCCTAATTAGGGTTCGGCTATGATTTTATGCAAGGCCGTTCCATATTCCATAGCTTCAATACTGTTCTGGGTGAACAAAATACGATGGGATTTATTGTTCATattatgtataaatgtgtgatGTTCTGAACCTTTACAGAGAGCGGCAGGAACAGCTGACAGGATACCGAAAACGCGGTCCCAAACCAAAGCACTTACTGGTTCAGGTAAGGGAACCCAGCTCATAGTCTTATAGTAGCTCATGGAAGCTAATGACCCAAGATCATCAATATCTGTTCCTAAACAAGACTCTGGGCCTCGTTCTTCCAGCTTCCCTCGTTTGCACGGAGGTCGAGTGTCCTATCGGGCCTCCAGGAAACCTCCCTGGAAGATGACAAGTGGCACAAAGCCACCCCCATCCAGCCACTGTGCCCGCCGGGCCAGCAGTACCAGCTCAGCAGCAAGAAGCACCACCCCTACCAGCCACACGGCAAGGAGGGTCCGGCCGAGCAGGCGGCCGGCGGCAAGAAGAAGTTCTACTACCAGCTCAACAGCAAGAAGCACCACCACTATCAGCCCGACCCCAAGATGTACGACGCCCAGCGGCCGAAAGCCAAGGAGGCCAAGGTTCCGGAGACGCTGCCGGCCACGCTCTGGAAGCTGCCGTCCGCCCTGCAGCAGAAATGGACCCGGGACAAGGACTCCGGGTGTCTCAGCGAGGTCAAGGACATCACCATGGAGCTGAAGAAGCTTCCCGCGTGCCTGGAAGGCAGCGGGGAGCCGGAGGTCAGCGCTGGCGCCAAGCACGACTCTGCGCCTAATGGGATTAGCGGCAAGCTCAAGATCGTGAAGAACAAGAATAAGAACGGCcgcattgtcattgtcatgagCAAGTACATGGAGAACGGCACGCAAGCGGCTCGCATCAAGAGCGGCGAGGCGGCGGACAAGGCAGGTCAGGGCGCGGCGGCTGCCGAAAACGGCCCGGCCGATTCCCGCAAGAGGGATTCAGTTCCACCGTGTGGGAATACCGCTGGACCGGAGGGCACTTCCACATCCGGACCTGTTGCAGGTCAGAAGGACCAGTCAGCCGGGGTCAGGGGTCGAGAGGAACTCCCGAGCGACCGACCGTTACAGCTGACTGCGAAActcagccccgccccgccgACCTCAGGGCCTCTGTCACATCTGGACCAGCAGAAAACCACGGGCCTGCCGAGCAAGCGCAGGTCCTCAGAGCCTCATGAGGACCAGGGCGGGGTCAAAAGGTTCCTGAGCTCCAGGAGTATGAGCGCGCCTGGCGCCGTAGCCCCGCCTCCTTCCGCCGGCGACGCGGATCTGTACGGCCTGTCGGACTCTAACCCCGAGGAGCCCATAGACTTGAGCTATGTGAGGACTCCTGTGCCGAAAGACGGCAGGAACGGTGTCTCCTTGGCCCAGACCAACACTCCGGCGGAGCCAGCGGCTCCGGCCCCGACGGCAGAAGCGGCAGGGCGGGAGTCGTTTCCGGAATTTAAGCCTTTCCTCGGGAATATAATCATCACAGATGTCACAGCGAACTGCCTCACCGTGACTTTCAAGGAGTACGTCACCGTCTGAAGCGCCGGAGGCGGAGTGTTCATTTGTACAGATTTCTTTTGGGATGTACAGGGGACGTAGGAACCCGAGGAGGACTGCGGGGAAGGTTCCGGACGCTATGAGGCGGACAGGCTGCACGTGACACGTGGAGAGGGGGACGGCGGCCGGACGCGGCCCCTCTCCTCCGGCCTAATCGCGTACCGGACTTCGTCCTGCAGGCCCTtcgctgtctttttttttttgttacagtcACCTGGGAACGCAGTGGTTGTCGTGACCCCGCCCATTCCCAGGTCGTGTCACACGCGGAACCCTGTGGaatacaataacacacacagccGGTCCTAAAAGGACAGAAAAACCGGCGCGGCCATGAGAGCATGAGAACGACCTTATTTTGCAAATGCACTATTTATTATCACGATGTAGAACGTTCTAGGGATCTGAGAACCACTGCGCTAAAGCAAAGACGGTTGGCTTGTTGGGAATCCCGGCTTCATGACACGTGCATGCGAGTGCAACAGACGCATGTTGTGTGGTGGTTTTTTCTGTTCGGTTTTAACGTCGGCCTGCGACTCCGTACTCAGCCGCAGGCTTTTCCTCCACGTTTAAGCGGACTTTGCACTGTTCTCGAGATTTTAAAGGTGGTGTGGGACCCCGGAATTTAAACAGATGTGACAGTAGATGTTTCCTGCTTACATACTAACAGAACTATATAAAACATCATATtattttcttcttattattctCAAAACAATATGAAGGTGTGTCTGGGAagatttaatgtaaaaaaaaaaaaaaaggatttcagGGCAGAAGGGGTTGGGCAGATAATCAACGATCATCAGGGCGTTAAAGATTGGAGCTGCGCTGTCATCGGTCCACATGGTGCGAAATTGTACGTCACAAACTCTTCGACATGCGGTaaaaactgtgtaaaaaaaaaaaaaataaatctgtgtaACATCTTCTCACCTTTTACCAAAGCAGAGCTTGCGTGATTGTCCATATTTCCATGGGAAGACACCGTGCCCGACCCAAACCCTGTCAGCCTGTCCActgtttttattactgttacTAATGTCAGATTAATTAGGACAAGAAGCAACAGTGCCTTAATGTCATTcttatttcttttccttcttgCATACTGCTTGAGCTTTAAGAGCCTCCCTAGTTCGCCTGTTATGTTCTAGACCCTGGTTGTTACCTGCTCGGATCTTCGCTAATGAACtgatgtgtgttttcatttcgTTATCTTTTCCCCCATGGCAACGTGCAGCActtggagaaaagaaaagtgtcAGATGAATTTTGCAAATgtccttttctgttttgtgaatCCACGttctgtaagtttttttttctctttttcaataATAAACTGCTGAAATCTTCATTCTTCTTGATGTTATTTGTTGAAAGGGACCCAGTTACCGACATCTATTAGTGAAATGATTAATAAATGATGCTCCCGCGTGCACAGCGACGCCCCTTTTCCCGCGGAAAACTTTCATCCTGCCAGAAACCTTCATCCACGGATCCACCTCGACGCGGAAAGCAATTTAAAAGCCCCGGTCACGCACGTGTCACGTAGCGTCAGT contains:
- the cbx4 gene encoding E3 SUMO-protein ligase CBX4 isoform X1; the encoded protein is MFELRGRRIRTTAPPTCSFRVLRLCFGPDNELSFFNSKRISERSSVRRVTDSVAPRRFFRRCRSRGPHSPIPLLTSRRGAAQEAALSLRATPQPRGAGAAAAYSPAPRMELPAVGEHVFAVESIEKRRIRKGRLEYLVKWRGWSPKYNTWEPEENILDPRLLVAFQNRERQEQLTGYRKRGPKPKHLLVQLPSFARRSSVLSGLQETSLEDDKWHKATPIQPLCPPGQQYQLSSKKHHPYQPHGKEGPAEQAAGGKKKFYYQLNSKKHHHYQPDPKMYDAQRPKAKEAKVPETLPATLWKLPSALQQKWTRDKDSGCLSEVKDITMELKKLPACLEGSGEPEVSAGAKHDSAPNGISGKLKIVKNKNKNGRIVIVMSKYMENGTQAARIKSGEAADKAGQGAAAAENGPADSRKRDSVPPCGNTAGPEGTSTSGPVAGQKDQSAGVRGREELPSDRPLQLTAKLSPAPPTSGPLSHLDQQKTTGLPSKRRSSEPHEDQGGVKRFLSSRSMSAPGAVAPPPSAGDADLYGLSDSNPEEPIDLSYVRTPVPKDGRNGVSLAQTNTPAEPAAPAPTAEAAGRESFPEFKPFLGNIIITDVTANCLTVTFKEYVTV
- the cbx4 gene encoding E3 SUMO-protein ligase CBX4 isoform X2 codes for the protein MELPAVGEHVFAVESIEKRRIRKGRLEYLVKWRGWSPKYNTWEPEENILDPRLLVAFQNRERQEQLTGYRKRGPKPKHLLVQLPSFARRSSVLSGLQETSLEDDKWHKATPIQPLCPPGQQYQLSSKKHHPYQPHGKEGPAEQAAGGKKKFYYQLNSKKHHHYQPDPKMYDAQRPKAKEAKVPETLPATLWKLPSALQQKWTRDKDSGCLSEVKDITMELKKLPACLEGSGEPEVSAGAKHDSAPNGISGKLKIVKNKNKNGRIVIVMSKYMENGTQAARIKSGEAADKAGQGAAAAENGPADSRKRDSVPPCGNTAGPEGTSTSGPVAGQKDQSAGVRGREELPSDRPLQLTAKLSPAPPTSGPLSHLDQQKTTGLPSKRRSSEPHEDQGGVKRFLSSRSMSAPGAVAPPPSAGDADLYGLSDSNPEEPIDLSYVRTPVPKDGRNGVSLAQTNTPAEPAAPAPTAEAAGRESFPEFKPFLGNIIITDVTANCLTVTFKEYVTV